In the genome of Rhinopithecus roxellana isolate Shanxi Qingling chromosome 14, ASM756505v1, whole genome shotgun sequence, the window GACAGGGCTCTACTAGTGCCAGAAACACaagctaaatattttattagattttaaaggagaaaagtgGAGAATGTAAATACTTCAGTACAAGTCCATGACTCGTCTAAGAGAGCCAACTTTGGCATTTGGAGCCCCCCAGTCAAGAAACCTCCTGTACTCCCCTGGCCTCAGCAGATACTGCCTCCCCCTGTAGTTGGGCATCTCGTACAGGATCCAGCTGCCCTCCAGCACATTGAGGGAGTGAATTTCAGTGAGGTGGAAGCGGTCCTGAACAGAGAGACAGTCGTCTGTGAGCTCTGACATTTGTCCTCTCAATTCATCTCTTTCGTAGATCTTCATTCTGTAAGTGCCAGAGTGCTGGAGTGGCAGACAGAAAAGCAAGAGTAAACGAACAAAAATAGTTGGAAATTAAAGCTCCAGTCCCTACACCTCCCTGGCCACACCTGCCCAGAAGTTCTCCCAGGCCAAGTTTGCTTCTAGAACAACCACGTTGCAAAGTTAAGGAGCTGTCCCACCCCCAGTCACCCACCGCCGAGTCAAATGATTCATGAGTGGAGCTAGGTCTTCGGGAATTAAGATTTGCTTACAATAAAATTTATCACATCACTTTAGTCCCTGTTATTTGAGAAAGCCTTTCTCAAAGGAGAAAACTGAGAGTCATTGGAAAGCTAAGGGTCATATTATGTATATacagtgaaaggaaaataaatctttggaccccaaaatcactaagctaaaggaaaaagtcaagccgggaactgcttagggcaaacctgcctcccattctattcaaagtcacccctctgaggctcacctgagacaaatgcatctCTTATTGCTTCCTTTCCCCTACTGTTTATGCAAAGATGTGGATTCATCCAGCCAgactaaattgtgtattcagcGGAAAGCTGATCAGGGACTCAAAAGaaccttttgtctcttatctatcttttctttgagacaagagtttctctcttgttgtccaggctggagtacaatggcgcaatctcagctcactgca includes:
- the LOC104672980 gene encoding LOW QUALITY PROTEIN: gamma-crystallin B (The sequence of the model RefSeq protein was modified relative to this genomic sequence to represent the inferred CDS: deleted 1 base in 1 codon) is translated as MGKITFYEDRAFQGRSYECTTDCPNLQPYFSRCNSIRVESGCWMIYERPNCQGHQYFLQRGEYPDYQQWMGLSDSIRSCHLIPPHSGTYRMKIYERDELRGQMSELTDDCLSVQDRFHLTEIHSLNVLEGSWILYEMPNYRGRQYLLRPGEYRRFLDWGAPNAKVGSLRRVMDLY